From Ovis aries strain OAR_USU_Benz2616 breed Rambouillet unplaced genomic scaffold, ARS-UI_Ramb_v3.0 scaffold_170, whole genome shotgun sequence:
AGGGGCCCAGAGGGTTGCCTCCGGGAGGGGCCCCGAGCGCCGCCTGAACTGCTCCCCGCACCTCCTTCCAACGCAGCTTCACCCCCCGTCTCGGGGTTTGGCTTCTCTGCCCTGACAGGTCCGCTGGCGCTCTCCTTCTAAGGACCACCCTGGCCTTGACCATCAGAGCGGGGGACCGAGGCCAGAGGAGGCTCGCCCTGGCCCCGCGCATTCGCGCGCGCCCTCCTGCTCTCCGCGCGCCCGCAGCCCGGATGCCGGCGCCCGGCCGGGGCCCCCGGGGGCCGCCGCAGACCATGCCCGGGCGCCGGGGGGCGCTGCGCGAGCCGGCCGGCTGCGGCTCGGGCCTGGGGGCGGcgctggccctgctgctgctgctgctgcccgcCGGCTGCCCGGTGAGGGCGCAGAACGACACGGAGCCCATCGTGCTGGAGGGCAAGTGCCTGGTGGTGTGCGACTCCAGCCCGTCTGCGGACGGCGCCGTCACCTCCTCGCTGGGCATCTCGGTGCGCTCCGGCAGCGCCAAGGTGGCCTTCTCCGCCACGCGGAGCACAAACCACGAGCCGTCCGAGATGAGCAACCGCACCATGACCATCTACTTCGATCAGGTCAGCGCGCGGACCTGCCCTCGCCTCCCGCCGGGCGCGTGGCTGGGTGGCCGGCTTCCCAGACGCGGGGCTCcaggctctcccctcccctctgccctgcctTTCTCCCTTCTCCCGTGAGCTCTCCTTTTCACCCTGTCGCTGCTCAATAACTCATCAGCTCGGTTGGCACTCGGATGACCGATAGTCCTGTGGAGCTGGGCGTCCCGCTGAGCTAAGAGAGCTGATGGACATTTCCAAAGAGAAACCGGTTTTCGGTGGAGTTGGGGCCGTCCTTGTGGGGGGTGGGCTCCTGTCCCCCTCGCTGGCCACTTAGAGACTGAGTACATTTAAACTCTCCTCGCTAACCCccgggtggggaggaggggttcTCCGAAGGTCTCAGCCCAGGCTCAGAGAAGTACCTACTGTATATTTCGGAATGGATCCTAGAGAGGATGCTTAACTTCAAGAGAAATAAGTGGGGAAGAGTGTGGGGGAAATAGCAGCCATGGTTGTACAGAAACAGAACGAAACATAGTGTGATTATATAAAATGCGATCTGTGGCAAATGCAGTATATACAACGTAACATGTAAACACAGCAGGTCAGTATCAAATATGGTGGGGTTATACAAAGAAGAAACCAAGAGCAATGAAATTGCCTTAGCCACCCAGCTCCCAGTCCCTTCAAAACAGAAGGGCCCCTGATGTGATCAGGTCTTGGCAGCCCCTCCTCTGGGTCACTGCTGCCCAGGATTAAAGGTCCTCACCTTCCCCTCTCTCCCTACCTCggtttctgttgtttttcaggAACAAACAGGTTTCCAAACTTTGCCTAATCATCCCATTCATTTGGCCACAACTCCTCCCTCCTGGAGTTCCGGCCTCACTGAGCACACTTGTTTGAGTCCCTTTCTGTCTGTTAACCAGCTTGCTGACCTGG
This genomic window contains:
- the CBLN2 gene encoding cerebellin-2 isoform X1, whose translation is MPAPGRGPRGPPQTMPGRRGALREPAGCGSGLGAALALLLLLLPAGCPVRAQNDTEPIVLEGKCLVVCDSSPSADGAVTSSLGISVRSGSAKVAFSATRSTNHEPSEMSNRTMTIYFDQVLVNIGNHFDLASSIFVAPRKGIYSFSFHVVKVYNRQTIQVSLMQNGYPVISAFAGDQDVTREAASNGVLLLMEREDKVHLKLERGNLMGGWKYSTFSGFLVFPL